A region of the Dysidea avara chromosome 9, odDysAvar1.4, whole genome shotgun sequence genome:
ATAGTCGACCTCAAACACTCTCCCATAAGCACCGCGACCAATTTCCTTTCCCGTAGGATTCACGCCATGGAGGATAAGGTCAGTGGTATCTCTAGCAGCCATCAATTATCTTTAACTCTTACAAAACAAAGAAGGGCGTGGCTGGCGTTGCACAAACATAAGCAAATTACGCGCAGCACACGTGatatagtctcgcgtagccagaccctatttctccgcacggcgcttatcgattggaaattataagcgcatttcggagcaggcgcttataatttccaatcgataagcgccgtgcggagaaatagggtctggctacgcgagactacacGTGATATTGGATAGCGCTACGCTAGAGTACTTTACTTTTTTTGTTGCTAGCTAACTCGGTTGCTAATATCCTAAGTGCTCCAAACATTGATCTGATGATTTGATCCAAGAAAACACAGAAGGCatcgattgctgtgcaggtcgcaaAGGCCCATATTTAAGTTCATTTGTAATtgcttattatgtactgttttaccGACCAACGATGTGTCTAGAGCTCCCGCTGCCGGAGGTGGTTTGCCAATGCTACAGCTCCGTCAGTTCATCACGTACCATAGATATTAAGCGGGGCGCAGTATCAGTAGCCTTAGCACCAATAGTGCTGCGTACTTTCAGTTAAAGACCACCAATACTTCGCGATcggctgactgcccagtacctaatcttaaatctgaCTGCCCAGCTGACTGCccagctgactgcccagtacctaatcttaaatctacTTCGTACTTGAGGCCAGCTTGATCCACTGAAGTGGAAGAAAGTACCGGAATAAAGCGGAGGACTGAAAAGTGACTGGTTTTCTACAGGGGAGAAAGTGCCCACTGGATTTTTTAAGTCAGTGTTTTAAGTACTCCTCATGAACAATGAAGTGTGGTGATCCACTTCAAATTAGCTACTGATCATCATCATTAGTAACTACTCATGCAGTGCAAGTTGAAAAGTCTGGTTAACAAatcttttattattttatttattattaacactttacagtgaccagcactgaaggtctacagcaacatgttcCTCTGAATGTAGAGGGAGCTTGCATGGTTAAATAGCTGCCAGACTAATTATCAAGCTAGGCTGAGTCGTGATCATTAGGTGAAGCCAGCTAGATTATAGTATACTACTATAGAGTTTGATGTATCAGTGTCGCTGCTATAAGACCATTCTCAAAACAAGGAGAATTTTAAGCCTTTCAAGATTAAATTTGAGGGTACTTTTGCTGGTTGAGTGTGCTATTTTAAAGGTCAACTTGCCTTTATAGGGACTTTTAAAGCTTGAAATTGAATTTAAGGACAAGTGAAAGTTAATGTGTTACTTTAAAAACAGGCTTAATTTTAAGACACTTGGGCTCTTGGATATCAAACTTAATAGTCAGTTCAGTACTACAAGTGTGAAAGttaatgtgttgtgtgtacacAGTTTTAACCTGGGAAATATTTACATATTAGCTAGATTGTCTCAAGATCGAACTGATCTACATACAGTGTAATTGTCACTCACAATTTAAGGGGTGTATCTGAGATTTTGGGAAGGGTATTACATCTACATATTATAACATCAAGTTGCAGCTCTCCAACATGGAACAATTTCAAGTACTGTTCAAGTTCCCCTGTAGTCAAAAGATCAACATTTGAAATAGTGAAACCAACTTTTTTAACAAATTCTCCACATCAAGAAAAATGGAGTCAACAGATCCGACTCCAAAGTTTTACATCCCAATTCTGTAAAGTATCCACAAGTTCCATTGTATACACACATATCTACTGTATGCATACACCATGTCATTCTGTATACTGTCTATATACCAGGAAActgattattatttttagttGTCATTTACTGGCTGCACCTTTTATGGTACACAATAATTGATCATTTGAACTATAACAGTACAGCACAAAGAAGAAATTTCTTAAAGTAATTAATGTTTGACTACTTCGTGAAATAATCTTGGGCTACCTATTGGTCAGCATATTCTTCAAAGCATGAGCGGCATATCCATACTCTCCTCTTCGGTGATCTTTTGAGACCAACACTGGTACCATACTAAGCAGCTTTCACAAACAATTGAATTCTGTTCATCGTCAATTATCTCCCTTGTGCATTTTCCACAATACCACGTCGGATTGGCTTGAATTATAGATACTACACTGTTAATAGCTGCCCATGCTTCCTAGGTGCAATACTTCCTGCACATATCTAAGCAGACATTTTCATCAGTGCATGATGATGAAACCATCTCAGGTCTCATTTCTACATCATCCTCTTCTATAATTCGGCTCCCATCTATGGCGTCCTTTGCAATTTGTAGATCAACAAACCAGGTTAACATCACTAAAAATGAAAACATCTTCCAAGATCCACACAGGTTATTTAACATACATACCAAGTTCCTTTTGCTTAGCACCTTTGCATAGGAATGACACAGGCCTGCTTCCTCTGGACTTCTTTCTAGGGAGACCAATAACAGTCTTGTCAGCTCCTTTAGGTCTTCCACTCTTTCACATTTTACTAGGTAACCTAATACTTTGTAACTCTGTGGATGCAATCAGATTGTGATAAATGTTTTGCAAGTTTGTACCACAGTTCTAATACCACCCCTGGTAATTTACTGATTGCACTGtttcacacacacaatacacacacacactcacacacgcacacacacaatacacatactatacacaacacacacacactacacatgtacatacatactgtattactgTAAAACAGGAAAAGTGTCGTCAAAAAATTTTCATCGCTGGCTGTATAGATGAAAATTAAAACGACGAATTATTGTTAACTATTATATGGATAATTCGTGTATAGAAATATTaacgtatagctagctattccgTCAAAAGTGACAAAAATATGTAACATCGAAATTTTAATAGATGAAAATTTTCTGCAttgaaattttcctgatttacggtataTGTACACTTGCACAAAGCAAAtagctaccatcaaacccttcaactaccataatacgtacatcaaaattacctagtggacactgggtgttgtaacatcaaatggctaccatcaaacccttcaactaccataatacgtacatcaaaattacctagtggacactgggagttgtaacatcaaatggctaccatcaaacccttcaactaccataaTACGTACATCaacattacctagtggacactgggagttgtaacatcaaatggctaccatcaaacccttcaactaccatactacatACATCAAagattacctagtggacactgggagttgtatcatcaaatggctaccatcaaacccttcaactaccatactacgtacatcaaaattacctagtggacactgggagttgtaacatcaaatggctaccatcaaacccttcaactaccatactacgtacatcaaagattacctagtggacactgggagttgtaacatcaaatggctaccatcaaacccttcaactaccatactacgtacatcaaagattacctagtggacactgggagttgtaacatcaaatggctaccaggTGTTAACTcaggaagcaaatgccaactatACATGTCGGGTGAAGGTTGGCTAACAATACCTTCAAGTGTGAGACATGATACAACCTCTTGTATTTTATTAGTCTTGCCCCAATAGGATTCAACttttagcacctgagtagcgcaaAGTCATCAGGTCCCCATGAGCAGCTAAGTAAttaaaatttcttgctcaaggaaacaacagtaacTGCATAACCAGGTACTGAACCTAGAATGTTTTGACTATCAGGCaggtgctctagccacttggctcacgcacgcatgcatgcacgcacacaccatTTACATCATTGCTTCTAGTTTGCACTGTGTCTACCAATGGTACAGGCGGCTGATATCCTATGCAAAATTTGAGTAAGTAGTCATCATTAAACTACAAAGTACCTTGATCATGATGATCATTCTTTTCAAGTAGGTGATATTCTGTAGTGTTTAATTCACTATTTCTTGTACCATCACTTTCATTATCACCATGGCTGGTACTTGATCCACTACTATTACTACAAACAGCATTAGATTGTGTCGTACATGTACTTATCAAAAGAGTTCATTGCATAAGTGCTGAAAACGTTTGTCAGTCCACACTCACCAGCATTCTCAACAGCTTGACTGCCTTCATTCCTAGCATTCTGATTAGCACTGTGACCTTCACTGACACAACCAACAAGGGATTGACTTGCAGTAACAGCAACAGTTCCTCTTTGGTCACTGCAGTGCTGAGCTTGAGCTGCATAAATGTcataaaaatattaacaaataCGGATGATTATATACCTGCACAAAGAATTGCATCCCTTCCAGATGCCCATATATCTCTCAAGGTCTGTAGCAAAGTGTACCTTCTTGTGAATTCAGTCATGCCAACCTCGGAAGAAAGAGAAGCTAACtccacagcaacaatatggcttTTATGGTATTTCTGGTGCTGTGTTAAACATGACCGTTGTGGTCCATGCCCAATACTTGAAATCTGTACATACAATTATAGTGAATTTTATAGCTGTATAATCATATACTACTCACACTGCTTGAAGCCTCAACTGTTAATTCTGATTTTTTACAGTAAGCATCTTTCATATAATCCTTTGTCCAACGTTCCGCAAGAAGTGAGGGAGTAAATAAAGGGTGTTTCTTTCTTTCTCGCACAACAAAAATATGACGACAAGGGAGGTTAGTGGTGTTCCAAAATGCACAGTGGCATCCGTTGATTGTCACCTTCAAAATCCCTTCTGATGATGTAATATGGCATTCTCGATCATGTTCTGAGACTATGGTGACCTTCCTCCATAATGAAAGCTGCTTGGATACATAATTTAATGCATAAGGTGTGAGAACTGAGGAGTATTCAATTTCTACAGGATCTTTCATATCAATCCTTTTCTTCACCATAGCCATCAATGTGCAGTGATCCCTCTCATTCCGTGAAGTTGACAGCAGGGCACAAAAGTGTTCAAAAAAATGCATGAGTGTGTTGTACCTGTacaatgatttataatttaaattaggatattacataaaatatacatatataattttgtaTTCATCTATCCATGAGCAAGAACACAAGAGGTATATATTAAGGATGTGCTGGTTGAGGCATGCAAACTGAGTAATTAAACAGTATAAGAATAGGTATaagtgatcatggtacatacattGATGAGAAATGTTGAAATCATTGCAATCATACTACCGTGCAATGATTTGCACTAGTACAGTATGCAGTACATGGTAATAAGCAAGTACACTTATATAATATTTCTtagttacagtggaacctgtctataacggtcaccttgggaccagatatatctggcctttatatacaggtggctgttatatatagagaaaacctgcataaggtggtcagcagcattttagtggctatgaccgttataaatgagtaattattatccaccccaaaaacaccttcgctgtaaaaaaggcgcgcccaagaaactacaagtacctggaacccaatgtaaaaaacaaaaacaaaaatcagcttagctgaagtgaaaagtaactggtaacttaaagagctgatatctgaagcggccaagaatacaattactaaagtttaatccatgcaagaacaccttggctataaaacaggtgtgtacatgaaagtaactggcaactgaaatggctgatatctgaagcggccaagaatgaatggtcatatacaactaattcaaaaatttaacactgaacctttataattcagctgtgttctatattcactcttgctgcatcgtaaagtaatttcttttaactctaattggctggtaatttggccgcctttttttgctctattatactgactattaaaaaaggcggccaaattaccagccaattagagttaaaagaaattactttacgatgcagcaagagtgaatatagaacacagctgaattataaaggttcagtgttaaatttttgaattagttgtatatgaccattcattcttggccgcttcagatatcagccatttcagttgccagttactttcatgtacacacctgttttatagccaaggtgttcttgcatggattaaactttagtaattgtattcttggccgcttcagatatcagctctttaagttaccagttacttttcacttcagctgagctgttttctttttgtttttttacattgggttccaggtacttgtagtttcttgggcgcgccttttttacagcaaaggtgtttttggggtggatatcactcatttttgtcagtgatagactctacatttggtttaaaaggtaatttttttggaaatgagcaattaacattaatgcagaatattatcttggagagtcagtaaaatccatacataataatgaacaccgtaaattcggaagtatgaatttacggtgtagtatgactgttctattagagtaaatctatctttactgcctgcatgtgacgaatatatctcatatctgtgcatgttaaatgcttcagacacttGCAAGTGACTATAtaattagtttacagttgctacacagctataaatacatttgtaattgttatcaccataatcatttatcatgttataaccattttttattattttggtcacaacttcaggattagagcagcagagaaaggaatagaggactcaaccatcaagacttgtatatgggagatggaacagtattgcgatggacaatgccggtactaacccctcaagggtgttgcagtacagtatggatgcaagaccagagcctcgatcgtcaccttttgactgtggtcacaacttcaggattggagcagcagagaaaggaatggaggactcaatcatcaagactcggggagatggaatagtattgccaaggataatgccagcactagcccctcaaggttgccacagtgcagtatcgatacaaccactccaaccagtgcataagaccagagcctcgatcatcaccttttgactgaaatttttatacttgatgaagcaattaaaacaaaaaaagttgtagtacttatactttcctgagggagcatgcccccagagtcccagactcccttacctgttcagcagaataataggattgagccttactaccacttttacctttattcttggcccggatgtacatatcggcaacataatacagtagctgtagataatgcccctaggcagagctataggggtgggaagttttccctactatcacactatcacagtagttcttctcgcagttctttgcctggccatcatcaactgctgtcaaaacattagtgtcgtcccccagacccttcctcaagcatgcttatcacacaaaaataacttagtttagcagtgcacaaacaattattgacagcatatgtacacttaccgcattgttgaaccatgtataccaccagaatccaccggattgacagatacgtggttttaaattgaatggtttaagaatgtaactagatggtgaggcgtactttaatcggctcgactttaatgagaaactcgagcccctcgtgagaaactacatcgcttgagcaacgcttgaagaagtaagagtcaagaatactgatcgaggtactctatgatatataccggtcttgaatgctaacgaaacgaggagtgaagtttgtgtaacg
Encoded here:
- the LOC136265355 gene encoding uncharacterized protein isoform X1, with the translated sequence MHFFEHFCALLSTSRNERDHCTLMAMVKKRIDMKDPVEIEYSSVLTPYALNYVSKQLSLWRKVTIVSEHDRECHITSSEGILKVTINGCHCAFWNTTNLPCRHIFVVRERKKHPLFTPSLLAERWTKDYMKDAYCKKSELTVEASSSISSIGHGPQRSCLTQHQKYHKSHIVAVELASLSSEVGMTEFTRRYTLLQTLRDIWASGRDAILCAAQAQHCSDQRGTVAVTASQSLVGCVSEGHSANQNARNEGSQAVENAGTCTTQSNAVCSNSSGSSTSHGDNESDGTRNSELNTTEYHLLEKNDHHDQGYQPPVPLVDTVQTRSNDSYKVLGYLVKCERVEDLKELTRLLLVSLERSPEEAGLCHSYAKVLSKRNL
- the LOC136265355 gene encoding uncharacterized protein isoform X2, whose product is MHFFEHFCALLSTSRNERDHCTLMAMVKKRIDMKDPVEIEYSSVLTPYALNYVSKQLSLWRKVTIVSEHDRECHITSSEGILKVTINGCHCAFWNTTNLPCRHIFVVRERKKHPLFTPSLLAERWTKDYMKDAYCKKSELTVEASSSISSIGHGPQRSCLTQHQKYHKSHIVAVELASLSSEVGMTEFTRRYTLLQTLRDIWASGRDAILCAAQAQHCSDQRGTVAVTASQSLVGCVSEGHSANQNARNEGSQAVENAGTCTTQSNAVCSNSSGSSTSHGDNESDGTRNSELNTTEYHLLEKNDHHDQGYQPPVPLVDTVQTRSNDVNELQSIRLPSKM
- the LOC136265355 gene encoding uncharacterized protein isoform X3, producing the protein MHFFEHFCALLSTSRNERDHCTLMAMVKKRIDMKDPVEIEYSSVLTPYALNYVSKQLSLWRKVTIVSEHDRECHITSSEGILKVTINGCHCAFWNTTNLPCRHIFVVRERKKHPLFTPSLLAERWTKDYMKDAYCKKSELTVEASSSISSIGHGPQRSCLTQHQKYHKSHIVAVELASLSSEVGMTEFTRRYTLLQTLRDIWASGRDAILCAAQAQHCSDQRGTVAVTASQSLVGCVSEGHSANQNARNEGSQAVENAGTCTTQSNAVCSNSSGSSTSHGDNESDGTRNSELNTTEYHLLEKNDHHDQELQSIRLPSKM